Proteins from a single region of Kluyveromyces lactis strain NRRL Y-1140 chromosome A complete sequence:
- the PRP16 gene encoding DEAH-box RNA helicase PRP16 (similar to uniprot|P15938 Saccharomyces cerevisiae YKR086W PRP16 RNA helicase in the DEAH-box family involved in the second catalytic step of splicing exhibits ATP-dependent RNA unwinding activity): MNAELQEWIQQNTESRVTEKFVETLRQIARIHKDVNKFIGGAKALGKFKGKDEFLKQLFEKLQAHKQSPKPESAAVPARTIRKKFVVKLPLDDKEDDDEDELSTVKVQVKPKFNKPLTLKRITKQTAAKLNEFSENTEPVVMVKKEEATKGTLIDAEGSDVEDIKDAKDFTAQDRNWYDNDDDFDNVIHDDEYIPAQQDPYEGGDRELDLNEPEIQLTSLSLNERKTIIPPFLLDFHDQSGELAIVGALDMSSNANKGIADPIRNPESDFSINARRGSKLVAMRRIHRDRKSKSQNATELKGSALGKVLGVKQDSSTDAQTKQPNQPIAIKEKEQSFEEIQAVRRSLPAYKVRHDLMRHIRDNQITVVIGETGSGKTTQLAQFLYEDGFTANGRMIGCTQPRRVAAVSVAERVSKEMDTPIGVKVGYSIRFEDQTSDSTKIKFMTDGILLREAMIDPLLEKYSCIIMDEAHERSLNTDVLLGIFKTLLARRHDLKLVVTSATMNADKFSQFFGNAPQYFIPGKTFPVEIIYTNHPVPDYVESAVQKALDIHLSTPISNGDILIFMTGQEDIEATCSTIIERLTEIYTKKYGANYEEQLADVQVLPIYSSLPADVQGRIFQRQEQNVRKIVVATNIAETSLTVDGIKYVIDCGYSKLKVYNPKIGLDSLRITPISLANANQRSGRAGRTGPGIAYRLFTHDSAMEDMYPQAIPEIQRTNLANTLLQLKSLNINNLSKFPFIDPPPSQNLMTSLYDLWALEALDNFGHLTKLGRLMGAFPLQPFLSRVLISASQYGCTEEMLTIVSMLSVPSVFYRPKEREEESDQARSRFFIPESDHLTLLNVYAQWKANRYSAHWCNSRFLQFRSLQRAKDIREQLLYVIRKLNLPMASSGSDWAPIRKCLCTGYIQQTAKLSGLGKYVHLKTGMDLKVHPTSALFGLGDLPAYVVYHELLMTTKEYINVVTAVDPLWLMEYSGIFYHIKRRKEQSYQFGLNSSLNNDDQDHQDKIDLQIEKLRLNAKDKLERLETDKSSAALNKTNSIEMRRTTNERQEQPAVRIGIKRRRPF, from the coding sequence AAGGTACAAGTGAAACCAAAATTCAACAAGCCTTTGACTTTGAAACGTATTACGAAGCAAACTGCAGCAAAATTGAATGAGTTTTCAGAAAACACTGAACCAGTGGTCATGgtaaaaaaagaagaagcgaCCAAAGGCACACTTATCGATGCAGAAGGTAGTGATGTGGAAGATATAAAGGACGCCAAGGATTTTACTGCACAAGATAGAAATTGGTacgataatgatgatgattttgataacGTCATTCACGATGATGAATATATACCAGCTCAGCAAGATCCGTACGAAGGCGGCGACAGAGAGCTTGACTTGAATGAACCTGAAATCCAATTAACTTCCTTATCGTTGAATGAGCGTAAAACCATTATTCCTCCGTTTTTACTTGATTTCCATGACCAGTCAGGAGAGCTTGCGATAGTGGGTGCTTTGGATATGTCTTCAAATGCAAATAAGGGAATAGCAGATCCGATAAGAAACCCTGAGAGCGACTTTTCTATTAATGCAAGGAGAGGCAGCAAGCTTGTAGCGATGAGGAGGATTCATAGAGATAGAAAATCTAAATCTCAGAACGCTACCGAGCTAAAAGGTAGCGCCTTAGGTAAAGTTCTAGGAGTAAAACAAGATAGTTCAACTGACGCGCAAACTAAGCAACCTAATCAGCCCATTGctataaaagaaaaagagcagagctttgaagaaatacaaGCAGTGAGAAGGTCTTTACCCGCTTATAAAGTACGACACGACTTAATGCGCCATATTAGAGATAACCAGATTACTGTGGTTATTGGTGAAACGGGTTCAGGTAAAACAACACAATTAGCACAATTCCTCTACGAAGACGGTTTCACTGCAAATGGTAGAATGATTGGATGTACACAGCCAAGAAGAGTAGCAGCTGTATCGGTTGCTGAAAGagtttccaaagaaatGGATACCCCAATTGGTGTTAAAGTTGGATACTCAATCAGATTCGAAGATCAGACTTCGGATTCAACAAAAATCAAGTTTATGACCGACGGTATACTCCTTAGGGAGGCAATGATAGATCCGTTGCTTGAGAAATATTCATGTATTATAATGGACGAAGCTCATGAACGATCTTTGAACACCGATGTGCTCCTAGGGATCTTCAAAACATTATTAGCTCGAAGACACGATTTAAAACTTGTCGTGACATCGGCAACAATGAATGCAGATAAGTTCTCCCAATTCTTTGGTAATGCGCCACAATATTTCATACCGGGAAAAACTTTCCCCGTCGAAATCATTTACACTAACCATCCAGTACCTGATTACGTTGAATCTGCTGTTCAAAAAGCTTTAGATATACATTTATCTAcaccaatttcaaatggAGATATCTTGATATTTATGACTGGTcaagaagatattgaagCAACTTGTTCTACCATCATCGAACGCTTAACTGAGATCTATACTAAAAAATACGGGGCAAATTATGAGGAGCAATTAGCGGATGttcaagttcttccaatttaCTCGTCGTTACCTGCAGATGTACAAGGAAggatatttcaaagacaagaacaaaacGTTAGAAAGATTGTTGTTGCCACAAATATTGCTGAAACATCATTGACAGTTGACGGTATTAAATATGTCATAGATTGTGGGTACTCCAAATTGAAGGTGTATAATCCGAAAATCGGCCTTGATAGTTTGCGAATCACACCCATCTCACTTGCAAATGCTAATCAACGGTCAGGAAGGGCTGGTCGTACGGGCCCTGGTATCGCATATAGACTTTTCACTCATGATTCAGCGATGGAAGATATGTATCCTCAGGCCATCCCAGAAATTCAAAGGACAAATTTGGCAAATACACTCTTGCAGTTGAAATCGttgaatatcaacaacTTATCGAAATTCCCTTTCATTGATCCACCGCCATCGCAGAATCTAATGACATCGTTGTACGATCTTTGGGCCTTAGAAGCTTTGGACAACTTCGGTCATCTAACTAAATTAGGCAGACTGATGGGTGCCTTCCCTTTACAGCCCTTTCTTTCCAGGGTACTAATAAGTGCATCACAATATGGCTGTACCGAAGAGATGTTAACGATTGTATCTATGCTTTCGGTTCCGTCTGTCTTCTATAGGCCGAAGGAAcgtgaagaagaatctgacCAAGCCAGAAGCCGGTTTTTCATCCCTGAATCAGATCATTTGACCCTACTTAACGTGTATGCTCAATGGAAAGCCAACAGATATTCTGCCCATTGGTGTAATTCACGCTTCTTACAATTCAGATCTCTCCAAAGAGCTAAAGACATTCGAGAACAGTTACTCTATGTGAtaagaaaattgaatttaCCGATGGCTTCTTCTGGGTCAGACTGGGCTCCAATAAGAAAATGTCTATGCACCGGTTACATCCAACAGACTGCCAAACTATCAGGGTTAGGCAAATATGTTCATTTAAAAACAGGGATGGATCTCAAAGTACATCCAACAAGTGCTTTATTTGGTCTTGGTGACCTTCCAGCGTATGTCGTCTATCATGAACTTTTGATGACTACAAAGGAATATATAAATGTCGTGACAGCTGTCGACCCATTATGGTTGATGGAATACAGTGGTATTTTCTATCATATAAAGAGACGAAAAGAACAATCCTATCAGTTCGGACTAAACTCTTCTCTGAATAACGATGATCAGGACCACCAGGACAAAAttgatcttcaaattgaGAAACTAAGGCTTAATGCAAAGGATAAATTGGAACGTCTAGAAACCGACAAATCTTCTGCTGCTTTAAATAAGACGAACAGTATAGAAATGAGAAGGACAACCAATGAACGTCAGGAACAGCCTGCGGTTAGGATTGgaataaaaagaagaagaccTTTCTAG